One Natranaerovirga hydrolytica genomic region harbors:
- a CDS encoding DUF1292 domain-containing protein: protein MFNDDHVHDENCNHDHDDFQTISLTLDDGKELECFVIGIFEVEQKEYIALLPTEEDEVFLYRYSEVEENEIQLDNIETEDEYKKVSEVFMTIVAEDDAIDAEAINEDTE, encoded by the coding sequence ATGTTTAATGATGATCACGTTCACGACGAAAATTGCAATCACGATCACGATGATTTTCAAACAATAAGTTTAACACTGGATGACGGAAAAGAACTTGAATGTTTTGTTATAGGAATATTTGAAGTAGAACAAAAAGAGTATATTGCTTTATTACCTACTGAAGAAGATGAGGTCTTCTTATACCGTTATAGCGAAGTAGAAGAAAATGAAATTCAGTTGGACAATATTGAAACTGAAGATGAGTATAAAAAAGTTTCTGAAGTATTTATGACTATTGTTGCTGAAGATGATGCCATTGATGCAGAAGCAATCAATGAAGATACGGAATAA
- a CDS encoding heavy-metal-associated domain-containing protein, with translation MTKKVMIEGMSCEHCVKHTKTALENIKGVIDVDVSLEGSYATVEGDYIEDDVIKEAIEEAGYDVSHISHV, from the coding sequence ATGACTAAAAAAGTAATGATTGAAGGTATGAGTTGTGAACATTGTGTAAAGCATACAAAAACGGCCTTAGAGAACATTAAAGGTGTCATAGATGTAGATGTCAGTTTAGAAGGCAGCTATGCTACAGTAGAAGGGGATTATATTGAAGATGATGTTATAAAAGAAGCAATTGAAGAAGCTGGATATGATGTGTCCCATATATCTCATGTTTAA
- the speD gene encoding adenosylmethionine decarboxylase yields the protein MNKKPSKIELHGFNNLTKTLSFNIYDICYTSSDKDRKHYIEYIDEQYNSERLTEILKNVTNMIGASVLNVSKQDYYPQGASVTILISEEEVPLYYIDPSCNRGLLTPIPQHIAGHLDKSHLTVHTYPESHPVHGINTFRVDIDVSTCGTISPLNALNYLIESFESDILALDYRVRGFTRDKDGTKHYIDHNIGSIQDYIDETIQKKYNFVDTNMYQQNIFHTKMMMNEFKLNDYLFHLSEEDLSQDEALEIRKLVYNEMLEIFYGTNIEYKYE from the coding sequence TTGAATAAAAAACCTTCAAAAATAGAGTTACACGGGTTTAATAATTTGACAAAAACTTTAAGTTTTAATATTTATGATATTTGCTATACTTCTTCAGACAAGGATAGAAAACATTATATAGAATATATTGATGAACAGTATAACTCTGAACGATTAACAGAGATTTTAAAAAATGTAACCAATATGATAGGCGCAAGTGTACTCAATGTTTCAAAACAAGATTATTATCCTCAAGGCGCAAGTGTAACCATATTAATTAGTGAAGAAGAGGTTCCTTTATATTATATTGACCCGTCTTGTAACAGAGGATTATTAACACCAATCCCTCAACATATAGCAGGCCATTTAGATAAGAGTCATTTAACAGTGCATACTTATCCTGAGAGTCATCCAGTACATGGTATTAATACATTTAGGGTAGATATAGATGTATCCACTTGTGGAACCATCTCACCTTTAAATGCATTAAATTATTTGATTGAAAGTTTTGAATCAGATATATTGGCTTTAGATTATAGAGTAAGAGGCTTTACTAGAGATAAGGATGGAACGAAACACTATATTGATCATAATATAGGATCCATTCAAGATTATATAGATGAAACCATACAAAAAAAATATAATTTTGTAGATACCAATATGTATCAACAAAATATATTCCATACCAAAATGATGATGAATGAATTTAAATTAAATGATTATTTATTTCACTTAAGTGAAGAAGATTTGTCACAAGATGAAGCATTAGAAATTCGAAAATTAGTTTATAATGAAATGCTAGAGATTTTTTATGGTACAAATATTGAGTACAAATATGAATAA
- a CDS encoding aminotransferase class I/II-fold pyridoxal phosphate-dependent enzyme, with product MYLNQNETPIATGLKKYVDRKVVYYDVPGHKKNVELNYLKDYFGQEVIQLDTNSSKEVDSLSHPTTIIKKSCELMANAYGADEALLLVNGTTIGVQAMMMSVCGPKDKIILPRNIHKSAVNALILCGATPIYIQPEIHNDYGVVTGISYHSVEKAIVENPDAKAIFLLNPTYYGFTTNLKEIVNLAHRHGIAVLVDEAHGAHFPFHEELPIHAMAAGADLSVASLHKTGGSLTQSSILLIREGIVNTKTVQTTLNLLQTTSASYLLLSSLDLARKNLILHGKTIIDNVLEIGREARETLNQTKNLFVYSSDFINGDTIYDYDETKFCVNVSETGYTGYEVYDMLLEQYNIQIEIADSNNIMAVLSVGDTKESMDRLVAALLEISNHPKEKILSNFKTIDLNPHVVVTPRDAFFAHKKSVKIEDALGEISGESIMVYPPGIPIISPGEKITKEMLQYIQFVKEQNCVITDLEDPSIEYINILSL from the coding sequence GTGTATTTAAATCAAAATGAAACACCCATTGCAACAGGATTGAAAAAATATGTGGATCGAAAAGTCGTTTATTATGATGTGCCAGGACATAAAAAAAATGTTGAGTTAAATTATCTAAAAGATTATTTTGGTCAAGAAGTCATCCAATTAGATACCAATTCTTCAAAAGAAGTGGATTCATTAAGCCATCCAACAACGATTATTAAAAAATCTTGTGAATTAATGGCAAATGCTTATGGCGCAGACGAAGCATTGCTTTTAGTTAATGGTACAACCATTGGTGTACAAGCGATGATGATGAGTGTATGTGGGCCAAAGGATAAAATTATTTTGCCAAGAAACATTCATAAAAGTGCAGTCAATGCATTGATTTTATGCGGTGCTACGCCTATTTATATTCAGCCAGAAATTCACAATGATTATGGTGTTGTAACAGGTATTTCTTATCATTCTGTTGAAAAAGCAATTGTAGAAAATCCTGATGCAAAAGCTATTTTTTTACTCAACCCTACTTATTATGGGTTTACAACAAATCTAAAAGAGATTGTGAATTTGGCACATAGGCATGGCATTGCTGTTTTAGTAGATGAAGCACATGGCGCGCATTTTCCTTTTCACGAAGAATTGCCCATACATGCTATGGCAGCAGGAGCAGATTTATCAGTAGCCAGCTTACATAAAACAGGTGGTTCCTTGACTCAAAGTTCTATCCTACTGATTAGAGAAGGCATTGTCAATACAAAAACAGTTCAGACCACATTAAACTTACTTCAAACCACATCGGCATCGTACTTATTATTAAGCAGCTTAGATTTGGCTAGAAAAAATTTGATTCTTCATGGCAAGACAATAATAGACAATGTTTTAGAAATAGGAAGAGAAGCAAGAGAGACATTAAATCAAACAAAAAATTTATTTGTATATTCTAGTGACTTTATCAATGGAGATACCATATACGACTATGATGAAACAAAATTTTGTGTGAATGTTTCAGAGACAGGATACACAGGATATGAAGTATATGATATGTTGTTAGAACAATACAATATTCAAATAGAAATTGCAGATTCAAACAATATTATGGCAGTATTAAGCGTAGGGGATACAAAAGAAAGTATGGACCGGTTAGTAGCGGCTTTATTGGAAATCTCTAATCATCCAAAAGAAAAGATTCTAAGTAATTTTAAAACCATTGATTTGAATCCCCATGTGGTTGTTACACCAAGAGATGCGTTTTTTGCTCATAAAAAATCTGTTAAAATAGAAGATGCTTTAGGCGAAATTAGTGGTGAATCCATTATGGTTTATCCACCAGGTATCCCAATCATTAGCCCAGGAGAAAAAATCACAAAAGAAATGCTTCAATACATTCAATTTGTTAAAGAACAAAATTGTGTGATAACGGATTTAGAAGATCCATCAATAGAGTACATTAATATACTAAGTTTATAA
- the speE gene encoding polyamine aminopropyltransferase has product MLDLWYSEFHTDQVKFSIKVDKHLYTEETPFQKLDFFSSKEFGTFFTLDGLMMVNEKDEFIYHDMITHVALASNPSIKSVLVIGGGDGGTVRELTRYPHIEKIDMVEIDEAVVRACQKYLPLTASKLEDSRVNLYFEDGVAFVKDKKEAYDLILVDSTDPIGPGEGLFTKAFYQDCFDALTKDGILVNQHESPYYDRDSKAMKKAHNKLKELFPVCKVYEFHMPTYPSGHWLFGFASKRIDPIKDIQKDEWEKIGLKTKYYNTDLHIASFSLPTYVKEMLEENE; this is encoded by the coding sequence ATGTTAGATTTATGGTATTCAGAATTTCATACAGATCAAGTTAAATTTTCAATTAAAGTGGACAAGCACTTGTATACAGAAGAAACACCGTTTCAAAAGTTAGATTTTTTTAGTTCAAAAGAGTTTGGTACATTTTTTACATTAGATGGGTTAATGATGGTTAATGAAAAAGATGAATTTATCTATCATGATATGATTACACATGTTGCCTTAGCAAGTAATCCATCTATTAAGAGTGTATTGGTTATTGGTGGTGGGGATGGTGGAACCGTAAGAGAGTTAACCAGATATCCTCACATTGAAAAAATAGATATGGTAGAGATTGACGAAGCGGTTGTAAGGGCTTGTCAGAAATATTTGCCACTTACGGCATCAAAGTTAGAAGATTCTAGAGTGAACTTGTATTTTGAAGACGGGGTTGCTTTTGTAAAAGATAAAAAAGAGGCATATGACTTAATCCTTGTAGATTCTACAGATCCAATTGGTCCTGGTGAAGGCTTGTTTACAAAGGCTTTTTACCAAGATTGTTTTGATGCTTTAACAAAAGACGGTATTTTAGTTAATCAGCATGAAAGCCCTTATTATGATAGAGATTCAAAAGCAATGAAAAAAGCACATAACAAATTAAAAGAATTATTTCCTGTTTGTAAAGTGTATGAATTTCATATGCCAACTTATCCATCAGGACACTGGTTATTTGGCTTTGCATCAAAGCGTATTGATCCTATAAAAGACATTCAAAAAGATGAATGGGAAAAAATTGGTTTAAAAACAAAATATTACAATACAGATTTACACATTGCCTCTTTTTCATTACCAACTTATGTTAAGGAGATGTTGGAAGAAAATGAATAA
- the speB gene encoding agmatinase, with protein sequence MNKNVLTFIGCDSDYDQSDMVLFGAPFDGTTSFRPGTRFASDAIRKDSDALETYSPYIDRDLADYYVIDVGDIDLTLGNTQKVLDEIYTFTKKILNDKKIPFMVGGEHLVTLPAVKAVYEKYNDLMLIHLDAHTDLRDELYGERLSHATVIKRVWEYLGDDKIYQYGIRSGEKHEFEWAKEHTQLVKFTCRPLLDDLKKFKDTPIYLTIDLDVLDPSVFPGTGTPEPGGIFFSEILDIIQGVTQLNIVALDVVELSPHYDMSGVSTAVACKIIRELMVGLLSKENL encoded by the coding sequence ATGAATAAAAATGTTTTAACTTTTATTGGTTGTGATTCAGATTATGATCAATCGGATATGGTACTATTTGGCGCACCTTTTGACGGGACAACATCTTTTAGACCGGGAACACGATTTGCTTCTGATGCCATTAGAAAAGATTCTGATGCATTAGAAACCTATAGTCCTTATATTGATAGAGATTTAGCAGATTATTATGTAATAGATGTTGGCGATATTGACTTAACATTAGGCAATACTCAAAAAGTTTTAGATGAGATATATACCTTTACAAAAAAAATATTAAATGACAAAAAGATTCCTTTTATGGTTGGAGGCGAGCATTTAGTCACCCTTCCAGCTGTAAAAGCAGTATATGAAAAATACAATGATCTGATGTTGATTCATTTAGATGCCCATACAGATTTAAGAGATGAACTTTATGGTGAGAGACTATCCCATGCAACGGTTATTAAAAGAGTGTGGGAATATCTAGGTGATGACAAGATTTATCAATATGGTATACGATCAGGTGAAAAGCATGAATTTGAATGGGCTAAAGAACATACCCAATTGGTTAAATTTACTTGTCGACCTTTATTAGATGACTTAAAGAAATTTAAAGATACCCCTATTTATTTAACCATCGACTTAGATGTTTTGGATCCTTCTGTTTTTCCAGGGACAGGAACACCAGAACCTGGAGGGATTTTTTTCAGTGAGATATTAGACATCATTCAAGGCGTTACACAATTAAATATTGTTGCATTAGATGTGGTTGAGCTTTCTCCACACTATGATATGAGTGGTGTTTCAACTGCTGTTGCATGTAAGATTATTAGAGAATTAATGGTTGGTTTATTAAGTAAAGAAAATTTATGA
- a CDS encoding DUF1540 domain-containing protein, giving the protein MNINRSIGCEVTTCKYHAKEQPYCSLDNIQVVQHNNQASSVEETDCGSFKNELK; this is encoded by the coding sequence TTGAATATTAATAGAAGCATTGGATGTGAAGTAACAACCTGTAAGTATCATGCAAAAGAACAACCTTATTGTAGCTTAGACAATATTCAAGTTGTTCAACATAATAATCAAGCTAGCTCTGTTGAAGAAACTGACTGTGGCAGTTTTAAGAATGAATTGAAATAG
- a CDS encoding AAA family ATPase, which produces MLKSYYKSIKGCDLMSNNVVSEIVANIEKVIIGKKKTVEHIVIALICNGHILIEDVPGVGKTTLVSALAKSISADYKRIQFTPDVMPSDITGFSMYHPKKQEFEYQEGVLNTNILLADEINRTPPKTQSSLLEAMEEKQVTVDGQTYPLPNPFLVFATQNPIEYLGTYPLPEAQVDRFIMKISIGYPNEAQEALILSTYDNTHPLKKLQSVTTIEQLLTVQEEVRSVFINQELKEYIVELVSQTRKEKEVILGASPRGSLNLMIAAKAWAYYKGRDYVIPDDILALYVPVIAHRISLRQEATLKDQTPEKILSKIINQTKIPTGVN; this is translated from the coding sequence ATGTTAAAATCTTACTATAAATCTATTAAAGGTTGTGATCTTATGAGCAATAATGTTGTATCGGAAATCGTAGCTAATATTGAAAAAGTAATTATAGGAAAGAAAAAAACCGTTGAACACATTGTCATTGCCTTAATTTGTAATGGGCATATACTGATTGAAGATGTACCTGGTGTTGGAAAAACAACCTTAGTATCAGCCTTAGCAAAGTCCATTTCTGCAGATTATAAGAGAATACAATTCACACCAGATGTCATGCCATCAGATATAACGGGATTTTCTATGTATCATCCTAAAAAACAAGAGTTTGAATACCAAGAAGGTGTGTTAAACACCAATATCTTATTGGCTGATGAAATTAATCGAACACCTCCAAAAACTCAGTCTAGTTTATTAGAAGCTATGGAAGAAAAACAAGTGACTGTAGATGGTCAAACCTATCCTTTGCCCAATCCATTTTTAGTTTTTGCAACACAAAATCCAATAGAATACTTAGGCACATATCCTTTGCCTGAAGCACAAGTGGACCGATTCATTATGAAAATATCCATTGGCTATCCAAATGAAGCACAAGAGGCGTTAATTCTTTCAACCTATGACAATACACACCCTTTAAAGAAACTTCAATCCGTAACCACCATTGAACAATTATTAACAGTTCAAGAAGAGGTTAGATCTGTATTTATCAACCAAGAATTAAAAGAATATATTGTAGAATTAGTCTCTCAAACAAGAAAAGAAAAAGAAGTTATTTTAGGTGCCAGTCCAAGGGGATCTTTGAATTTAATGATAGCTGCAAAAGCTTGGGCTTATTATAAAGGTAGAGATTATGTCATACCAGATGATATTCTAGCATTATATGTACCAGTAATCGCTCATAGAATTTCCTTGAGACAAGAAGCAACTCTAAAAGACCAAACACCTGAAAAAATATTGTCAAAAATTATTAACCAGACCAAGATTCCTACGGGGGTAAATTAA
- a CDS encoding DUF58 domain-containing protein yields MKIKFAYENLLVKKNVSNEFFVLLPGETKAINIPIQCKYRGYYDVGINEIEIMDFFGLIKVKYKGIETIKMLVYPNIEKINFFPIKPVVYENTITNKKNLLEDQTNLFEVKAYAFGDPMNQIHWKLSAKKREWMTKHYSSSLQKDTYLFLDNKKTSLDIENNIIREDLLIEYLVSIAYYLNAIRIPMQLYYEDKYKKYKEKAKYQDWDSIYEALAQVQFLEEGNIDNVIKHFDYNARYYKDHYQSNIIVATQNLKPSTIQLLNHLRLQGFEIIILLTLADNQEEIFTHLNNQKFTVYLLKKDVPLQAIIEGDYYAS; encoded by the coding sequence ATGAAAATAAAGTTTGCCTATGAGAATTTGTTAGTAAAAAAGAATGTAAGCAATGAGTTTTTTGTATTATTACCAGGAGAAACCAAAGCAATTAACATCCCTATTCAATGTAAGTATAGAGGGTATTACGATGTGGGTATAAATGAAATAGAGATTATGGATTTTTTTGGATTGATAAAGGTAAAGTATAAAGGCATTGAAACCATAAAAATGTTGGTCTATCCTAATATTGAAAAAATAAATTTTTTTCCAATTAAGCCAGTGGTTTATGAGAATACCATTACCAACAAAAAGAATTTGCTAGAAGATCAAACCAATTTGTTCGAAGTTAAAGCATATGCCTTTGGTGATCCGATGAATCAAATTCACTGGAAGCTATCTGCTAAAAAAAGAGAATGGATGACGAAACATTATAGCAGTTCATTACAAAAAGATACGTATCTTTTTTTGGATAATAAAAAGACTTCATTAGATATAGAAAATAATATTATTAGGGAAGATTTGCTTATTGAATATTTAGTGTCCATTGCCTATTATTTAAATGCTATAAGAATACCCATGCAACTGTATTATGAAGACAAATATAAAAAATACAAAGAAAAAGCAAAATATCAAGATTGGGATTCTATTTATGAAGCATTAGCTCAAGTACAATTTTTAGAAGAAGGAAATATTGACAATGTGATAAAGCACTTTGATTACAATGCCAGATATTATAAAGACCATTATCAATCTAACATTATAGTGGCAACGCAAAATTTGAAACCGTCAACAATCCAATTATTAAACCATCTACGATTGCAAGGCTTTGAGATTATTATATTACTGACTTTAGCAGATAATCAAGAAGAAATATTTACTCATTTAAACAATCAAAAGTTTACAGTATACTTACTCAAAAAAGACGTACCATTACAAGCAATCATTGAAGGTGATTATTATGCTTCTTAA
- a CDS encoding transglutaminase-like domain-containing protein, whose protein sequence is MLLKNKIKSKHNLIGYLITDYLLAISIVYTLVYGFGISAGYDMSYYEVILMISILFMIARILFWNKKMAIIALLILIVLGVVAYFLIEHILGLYDFSDRAIQYYFDIYISLDGFLHIEREMQMIILSLIAFIFSVLVQVLWRKHNQYYWLLLITSVYFFVLWHMNPFGYYGRRNVLLYFFIMIVTYFWYYLKKIDGIETKVIKFLLTGVVVSYTIVFSANALYGYYPDPFSLFREPEQQGMVEKEGEESTYESFEAGEHQFIDTRSSHINNVPSFSGEDIGMVKARQKVYLRGATFNTFNDAIWSNHLFEEKIKNVETIVGIDYLVDEDDEDHEPLEEMKNTFVDIEMSNYYEGLFNMARYMEDYELESLLESNENPAYYNDPIRIFQENHFNNVLLIPFNLRDFRYQTHYNLEGLYYTQGEIPILEERLRDNFIYTVNTFIPNYNDETIEGILRESYRGLYKDNDATEYYIRNSDKIYENHLQLPKDFNLSIKALAKDITAHTNNQYDQAKAIESYLKDNYTYTLEPNFNENTIDPISKFLFQEKQGYCTSFATSMALMLRSLDIPTRYVIGYVASEPISGQNPEYDSLNQSFFRIKDYNAHAWVEVYFEGFGWVPFEPTSGFVYQEEVIYENNIETQGENLHNWRNYLYYIGYLIMAFVFLRPFYLKAKRYKKLKAMNSKEEFVSYYQLIFVLMNVLGIHKGQHITLAQFAKENNGILSIEPFSFQKITDIYETIYYGNVSVEKEDLKDIKNFYKALKKKTRKNGKMLKYLWYGYNQKIY, encoded by the coding sequence ATGCTTCTTAAAAATAAAATAAAAAGCAAGCATAACCTTATAGGCTACTTGATAACGGATTATTTATTAGCCATAAGCATTGTTTATACACTTGTTTATGGATTTGGCATAAGTGCAGGATATGATATGAGTTATTATGAAGTCATTTTAATGATCAGTATCCTATTTATGATTGCTAGAATTTTATTTTGGAATAAAAAAATGGCTATAATAGCCTTGTTAATATTAATTGTTTTGGGAGTAGTAGCTTACTTCTTGATTGAACATATATTGGGTTTATATGATTTTTCAGATAGGGCAATTCAATACTATTTTGATATATATATATCTTTAGATGGTTTTTTGCACATAGAAAGAGAAATGCAAATGATTATATTAAGTCTGATAGCATTCATATTTTCTGTTTTAGTACAAGTATTGTGGAGAAAACATAACCAATATTATTGGCTTCTCTTAATCACCAGTGTGTATTTTTTTGTTTTATGGCATATGAATCCCTTTGGGTATTATGGTAGAAGAAATGTGTTGCTTTATTTTTTTATTATGATTGTAACTTATTTTTGGTACTATCTAAAAAAAATAGATGGTATTGAGACTAAGGTTATAAAATTTTTGTTAACAGGTGTTGTGGTGAGTTACACAATTGTTTTTAGCGCCAATGCATTATATGGTTATTATCCTGATCCCTTTAGCCTGTTTAGAGAACCCGAACAACAAGGGATGGTAGAAAAGGAAGGTGAAGAAAGCACCTATGAGAGCTTCGAGGCTGGGGAACATCAATTTATTGATACAAGAAGTAGTCACATCAATAATGTACCTAGTTTTTCAGGCGAAGACATTGGTATGGTCAAAGCTAGACAAAAAGTGTATTTAAGAGGTGCAACATTTAACACTTTTAATGATGCCATATGGTCAAACCATTTATTTGAGGAAAAAATAAAAAATGTGGAAACAATTGTAGGCATTGATTACTTAGTAGATGAAGACGATGAAGACCATGAACCATTAGAAGAAATGAAAAATACTTTTGTAGACATTGAAATGAGCAATTATTATGAAGGTCTTTTTAATATGGCACGGTATATGGAAGATTATGAGTTAGAATCCTTATTAGAGTCAAATGAAAATCCAGCTTATTATAATGATCCAATCAGGATATTCCAAGAAAATCATTTCAACAATGTGTTATTGATACCCTTTAATTTAAGAGATTTTAGATACCAAACCCATTATAATTTAGAAGGATTGTATTACACTCAAGGTGAGATACCTATATTGGAAGAAAGGTTAAGAGATAATTTTATCTATACAGTCAATACCTTTATCCCAAATTATAATGATGAAACGATAGAAGGGATTTTAAGAGAAAGTTATCGTGGATTATATAAGGATAATGATGCAACTGAATATTATATTCGAAATTCTGATAAAATATATGAAAACCATTTGCAACTGCCTAAAGATTTTAATCTCAGCATTAAAGCTTTGGCAAAAGATATAACGGCTCATACCAATAATCAATATGATCAAGCAAAAGCAATAGAAAGTTATTTGAAGGACAATTATACTTATACGTTGGAGCCAAATTTCAATGAAAATACCATCGACCCAATTAGTAAATTTTTATTCCAAGAAAAACAAGGATACTGTACCAGTTTTGCAACATCTATGGCGTTAATGTTAAGAAGTTTAGATATTCCCACTAGATATGTTATTGGTTATGTAGCATCAGAACCAATAAGTGGACAAAACCCTGAATACGATTCTTTGAATCAAAGTTTTTTTAGAATAAAAGATTACAATGCACATGCTTGGGTAGAGGTGTATTTTGAAGGTTTTGGATGGGTACCTTTTGAACCAACTAGTGGCTTTGTGTATCAAGAAGAAGTGATTTATGAAAACAATATAGAGACACAAGGAGAGAATCTGCATAATTGGAGAAATTATCTATACTATATTGGGTATCTAATAATGGCGTTTGTTTTTCTAAGACCATTTTACTTGAAAGCAAAACGATACAAAAAACTAAAGGCAATGAACTCAAAGGAAGAATTTGTTTCTTATTACCAACTGATTTTTGTGCTCATGAATGTGTTAGGTATTCATAAAGGTCAACACATAACCCTTGCTCAATTTGCTAAAGAAAACAATGGTATACTAAGTATTGAACCCTTTTCTTTTCAGAAAATAACGGACATTTATGAAACAATATATTATGGCAATGTGTCCGTTGAAAAAGAAGATCTAAAGGATATAAAAAATTTTTACAAAGCATTGAAGAAAAAAACTAGAAAAAATGGTAAGATGCTCAAATACTTATGGTATGGTTATAACCAAAAAATTTATTGA
- a CDS encoding DUF2207 domain-containing protein: protein MPWCPECKMEYEEGVEKCADCQINLVEDLNDDSLYWVDLLESEDKNNLEEIKSFLEYSKINAINIIKNEERNVFVLQVKEDESEEASKFASVFLYNKKMEKREEETQEQIEDESTKEGNGQEDVFEDKNKKLEDIKSTAFSFITVGIIGLIFVVLVMLEYININMDPTFRQIFLPLLLVIMFVFIGIGLSSFIKIKQAKEEVDVYNQKVNAIKQYIKEHYTKEHIDDHCELDDNEEMNYFKRTEYIKKGIRDHFDDVEESMMDAIVDEIYEDIY, encoded by the coding sequence ATGCCTTGGTGTCCAGAGTGCAAAATGGAGTATGAAGAAGGGGTAGAAAAATGTGCAGATTGTCAAATTAACTTAGTGGAAGATTTAAATGATGACAGTTTGTACTGGGTAGATTTACTAGAAAGTGAAGACAAAAATAATCTAGAAGAGATTAAATCTTTTTTAGAATATAGCAAGATTAATGCCATTAATATCATCAAAAATGAGGAAAGAAATGTTTTTGTACTTCAAGTCAAAGAAGACGAATCAGAAGAAGCTTCAAAATTTGCCAGTGTTTTTCTGTATAATAAAAAAATGGAAAAAAGAGAAGAAGAAACTCAAGAGCAAATAGAAGACGAATCAACAAAGGAAGGCAATGGACAAGAAGATGTTTTTGAAGATAAAAATAAGAAATTAGAAGACATAAAATCCACTGCGTTTTCTTTTATCACAGTTGGTATTATAGGTTTGATTTTTGTTGTATTGGTTATGCTGGAATACATTAATATTAATATGGACCCAACATTTAGACAAATATTCTTACCTTTATTACTCGTAATTATGTTTGTTTTTATTGGAATTGGTCTATCTTCTTTTATAAAAATAAAACAAGCAAAAGAAGAAGTGGATGTATACAATCAAAAAGTGAATGCAATAAAACAATATATAAAAGAACACTATACGAAGGAACACATTGATGATCATTGTGAATTAGATGATAATGAAGAAATGAATTATTTCAAAAGAACAGAATACATCAAAAAAGGCATAAGAGATCATTTTGATGATGTTGAAGAATCTATGATGGATGCCATAGTAGATGAAATCTATGAAGACATTTATTAA